GATGCGGAAGGCCAGCCAGAAGGACAAGCTGTATCAAGCCTTCTACAACCCAGTGGAGCCTGGAATCTACACCATCTACGTCCAGTGGTCCGGACATCACGTCTCGGGAAGCCCCTACACTGTCCTCCTGGCCAGGAATAAGGAGGAGTTATACAGGCTCCAGCGTGACGGAAGTGTGACAAGCAACTTCTCCAAGCCACCATCCCCAAGGGATGTGTTATACTGAACCCTGCCAAACCACACCATGCCCAATGAGAAATCTTTTGCTAGGAGAGCGCATACCACTGCTGCGGGCATATAACATCACATATGGTTCAAGACTATCTTTGTGCATGTACTTGGAAATGGGAAGATTGAAGCCCACTGAATGTGGGTTAAGCCTGTACTCATTCCTATGGTTGCATCAAGGGCATTTACCCCACTACTTGCCCACCTAAAGAAATGTGTGGGTTTGGAGAGTTCTCAAAGTGGTTGTTAATTAGCTCTGCCAAATACTAGCCCACCCTTAATCTTCTACAAATAATGCCTATACCTGAGGTTTACTCTAGTGAATAAATGAATTCTTATCTTTTTCACTGGTGGTACGGTAGGCAAGTGATTAAAGCTGTTGCTTGTCATGCCTAAGACCACTGTTCGTTCCCCCAGCAGTTGTTGTGcgtacccacatgggtacaaatgtCTCCGGGGTCTGcgtacccacatgggtacaaacgTCTCCGGGGTCTGcgtacccacatgggtacaaacgTCTCCGGGGTCTGcgtacccacatgggtacaaatgtCTCCGGGGTCTGcgtacccacatgggtacaaatgtCTCTGGGGCTGcgtacccacatgggtacaaacgTCTCTAGGGTCACGGGACAAATACTTGAGTCTGCAACCATGCGAACCTGTTTGGGACATCATCAATAGTATGTGCTATTTCTGATGACTTGTCTCCTTACACATGACCATGCTTCCTTCAGTGTTTTTTACGAGCACATTTGTTGCACAAACCACTGATATTATGATCTCAAGGGTATGGCTGAGCAGGTTTTTGGTAATTTTGTTAGGAGAGTTGTACGATTACGTGGGCAGATTTCCccaaagaaaacatgaaatccTGCTCAACCTACCATCAAGCAAATCATAGACTCCCTGAACCAGACTCAACTCAAACGGAATATTTGCTTTCCAAAGTTATTTTTCCAAGACTATTTCTGCCAAAATCGACAGACAacttattttgtgtgactgagAAAACTTACAGTCGATAGGTACTTTCTATCGTTTAACTTGGAATCTCAATTTGATTCACAGTACAGACAAACATGCCTTCCAGATCGAGACTGCTCCCTGGTgctatttatgtatatttcacaAAGTGGAACCAGTTCGGTTATCTTTACATACCCTCTGTGTCAATGTTGTGTTTTTGCTaagatttttttatgattatgtcaaatatTAGTTGTGATATGCAGTTATTGCAGCTGGATTTTTAATATGCAGCTGATATTTATGTATGACGGTTACTTAATCTGTGATCTGTTTTTAGCAGCTTCTCATGTACTCACATGACTGTTCCAGGGAGGCAATCGATCCTACACAACCAAGATATGCCTACCGAAATTTCATTTTCGTAACAGAAATACATCCAATGCATCAGTTCAGACCAAATGAACATCTTCATTTCGAAAACGTATTTAGCCAAATCAGTACCATCTTGTTTAAAATTACTGAGTACTGATGGGCAGCCTACAGTGCTGGCTCAACATTAAGAGTATTTGGGTTCAGCTCCAGAAAATGTGGTGATAAGATTTCTTTGTCCACACAAAACATTAACAAATGGTTGGCTTCCTCAAATTTGCTGATCAACCAATGACTCCttgtattttattcaacatttaccTCTAAAGAGAATAAGATAAAATTATCATTTGATATTTGTACTTGGATTGTAAGCGAGGTTACAGCCCTGAAGCAGTTATGGCAAATAGACAGTCTATACTAGGAGCTGATGTATTTACTTACTTTCTTCAACATTAGGTTGGCAGAAATACTCACAAAACGCTGTTTCCTAATTTGATAATGGTTTGTCAGCAATGACCCTGTACCATTCGAGATGATATACTGAACATAGACATGACATGTACTGTTCCTAGTTGATATACTGAACATAGATATGGCATATACTTTGGCAGTTCCAATAGTCATTGTATGTTAACAGTACATGCATTTAGAGACTAGGGAAGGGAGAGCACTCTATATCCACGTGCTAATCTGCTGTACCATCCACTGAAGATTCCAAATGTAGGACTGTTGGGTACTTCTCATTCATTGTCTGTTCATACATCAGTTGAAACTTGTATGGAATACTCAGTTACATAAGCGTGGAAGACATTAAATGGTTAATGTAGGTCACATTCAAAAAGCTTCAGAGGTGGCACCCCAGCTGAATGAGAAAATACTCTTTTCAGCAGCAGCTGGATGTTACTTAAGTTACATGTTCATATTATAGTTGTCAGCCTCACAAACCTTGTTCTAACACTTTGTCTGTAAATGTAAAAGATTTAAATACTGAAGAATATTTAGATCACGGCATCAGGTTTTTCTTTCGCTGAGATTGGAATTGACAAATCTGGATCCTCTAGTAATTATATGTCAGGAAGCTGTGTCTGAACATCAGTATCTCCACGTGTCAGGTTGACAGGGTGGTTAAGGCATTAAACAGAGTGAGTGTGAATTCCTACATGAACCAAATGAGTGACTGTGCTACCTGTGACATCTAACATATAAGCAACACACATTCATATACATTTCCTCCCTGGTACTTGGACAGATAATTACATCTGCCATTTCTAAATTtcaaaagtatgtatgcattATTAACGCTCATGAATCATTAAGATAAGATTGAGATGTCACTACAGGACAGATACTCCCATTACCGACGTCAGCTCCATACTGTGCAGAAGGCAGCCAATATTCATTGGATGGAACACTTGGAGATACTTGGGCCCAGTGTTCGGAAGCCCTTCCTTGGTGTTGAGGTCTATATTGTTGAGTGGTGAGGTGTGCAATATATTACAGTTGGAACGTCAGTAGTAGATTAGCTGTCACAGATATAGCATATCATCAACATACTTAGCTAtaataaaattattttgaaataaacacTTATTTACAATTTGGTTAATTTTTTGCTTCAACTCTGGAACAACTATTAAAAAACCACAGGTACAATATCTGACTACTGATACCTACATCACTGGGACAATATCTGCCTACTGATCCCTACATTACTGGGACAAAATCTGCAGTCTGCCTACAGGCCCTTGCATCACTGTGATCACTACTAATCTCTCCCTACTCCCTATATCACTTCGGCAATGTCTGCAATATGCCTATTGATCTTTGCATCACTGGGACATCACTGGGACAATATCTGCCTACTGGTCCCTCCTACATCATTGGTACAATACCTGAATCCCTTCATCAGTGGGACAATATCTGCCTACTGATCACTACATCACTGGGACAAGGTCTTCCTAAATGATAACAGTCTGTTGACAACATAAGTTGTGAGAACAGATTGAAAACCAATCAccaaagaagaaaaaaacataagATTTATGTCtataaagatatatttttatcaaacataaaaaataatatttcataaaactGGCTGAAAAATATGGAGACTGCCATCACTTGCAGCAGATAACATTGTTTCTTGTTTCCACTGGTACCACAGATGTTGGGATGTCAAGACGACCTGTGATTGGTCTTCTCTGTCAGCGATGTGGCCTTGGTGAACAAACACTGGTGTGACAAACTCTGTATCTCCCCACTTGCTTCGGTCATATATCTGTACACAACCATCAACACCTGGAATATAACAGCCAGCACTCATAGCATTAGTCATCAAGTGTAGGGTTGATACAACTAATGACCAAGGCCTCCATTCACGAAACTACTAAGTTTTAGGTACTAAGTACTAAAGAATTGGTGTTGAGGTTAACCTTGATAAAGGTTGCGTCATCAAAGAACTACGCAAAAAAAATTAGACATGAAATTAAGACATGACAAGCACAACAGTAACAGATGACATCTATGAGACAACTATCTATGAGATAACTATCTATGAGATAACTAGACAGGGTTATACTGTAAACACagagtcagcaatatcacagtactTCCTGGGAGTAGGAGCagtgaaatacatgtaatcTTTACCTGTGACTGCCACAATGTTTGAATTGGTCGGGCATATCTGTAAACAGAAGATGGAGAGGCTCACAAATAACAAATAGGGGCAATATACAGAGGAGATAGGGACAGTTTACACTGAACATAGATATGACATACAGAGACTttgtttagtttgttgtttagcacCACACtctgcattattccagctatacggcggtggtctgtaaataaccgagagtggtccagacaatccagtgatccactgCATGAGTATCAATGtccacatgtgtcaaccaagtcagagagcctgatttgattagctgcctcttaggacaatcatgggttactgaagaccaattctaacccccAACTTCAAGGGTCAATAAGCACAGGAGATAGGGATGATATAAGGCATGATATATTTAGAAGATAGAAATGAGATACACAGGAGATAAGGATGGTTTACACAGAAGATTGGGTTGATAAACACAGGAGATTAGGATGGTTTACACAGAAGTTAGGGATGATAAACACAAGAGATAAGGACGGTTTACATTGATAATAAGAATGATATACGCAGGAGATAAAGATGGTTTAAACTGAAGATAAGAATGATATTGTGGCCATCGTCTAAACTGGATCTGGATTACCAAACCAACATAACAGATGGTGTGACAAGACGGAAAGAGGCTTCCTACCACTCCCTTCAGTCCCCAGGAACATGACCAGCATTGTATTGTCTCACTTACactgagagttatctcccctggttCAGCTTGCGGTAGTTTTGTCTGTACACTGTTCACACAATGCTTCAAGTTCCTGAAGTCCCGAACACGTATTACACCACTACTACACATCTGTAACACCACTGTCTGTGACTTGTCTCCACAAAGCGTCCACGTCTCCCTGCCGGGACAAGTGTCAGTCACCTGCTCCACAGTTATGTCACGTGATCGAGGGTCCAGAACGAACAATTCCCCGGACACCAGAGCCGAAGTCAACACACAGGGGTCGTGCAGAAGCATGTTTGAAATCTTAATGTCTTCCTGACAATCTGGAGAAGAATGACCCAACTTTTAATGTTAATGTGGCAAGTTCAACCCCAACTTCCAGTTGATCATGCCCAGATCTCTACAGATCATGACGATGCAAAGTGAACATCAAATGGTTCTTACATTCTTAATCTTGAattcaaacaaagaaacaacattccagtcagttttaacaatattccagtcagttggggacaccagaaaagggcttcacacattgtacccatgtggggaattgaacctggtcttcagcatgacgctttaaccacacagctaccccactgctcccaCTCTTACAAGCAAATTAAGATAAgtaatgaaacatacataaGTATCAGGCTGTATATTACAGGTTTTGTTAAAATACTAGGgtgtgattatggttttacacagcttttagcaaacatccagcaatatcatggtaggggacatcagaagtgggcttcataAATTGCtctcatgtggagaatcgagccttggtcttcagcatggtGAGCAGACGCTTGAACcctaaggctaccccaccgccctgttAGAGTAGTAGCTTGTGTTTAGGTCAGAAGGCACATGTATGCCACCAAATAATTATCAGCAGAATTTGATGGGATACTGAAGAAGATATGTAACAAATAACAACatacgtcatatttgggatttcacttcctcagtaaagtacaaattctagtactttttggttgagtcccatccaggattcgaacccgcatcctcagagtcaggcacctaattgccagcacacaaagtcagccgcctaacccactcagccaccacgacttccacaaaaatgaaagtcgggcaactggtagtctagactgcgtactacGTGTACCCCTCTGctaagtgtgaattggcacggctcccacggccgaaagcattgtgtaatcatatgtAACAAATAAGTAAAACAGTTCAGTTATCAAAAACAAATTCATGTTTAAGAAACTGGAAAATATCAGCAGAACTCATTTCCAAAAGAAAAGTACATAATTATAACATTGAAAGTGTGCTTGAAACCAACCTCGTGTGTCGGCCACTGTTTGTTGTGTATTGATGTCACCTACAGAGATGCTGGACAGATGGGAGCCAAACACCAGTCGGTGGGCATCCAAAACACACAACTGTGCCGAATGGCTGAAAAAGGGGAGTAAGTACTGTACATATCATTCACCACATACCAGACAAGTGGTGGGTGGCTGGACATGGGGAGATAATTACTATACATAATTCACCATAGATCACACAATGGGTTACACAAAACTAAAACAGAATCTGTAGTTTAGCAAGCACTTTTCCAAGGAAGTCTTCAGAGCTAACTGAATCATCTAACTGAAGTGATTGGGTAAGATTTTGTgtttaaatgtacatacatcaaGTAATTAAAATGACcacatatttgacattttaGCACTGCCTTTGTTTAAATGATGACTTACAGTGAATGTGACCACTTATAGTTCCAAGTGGTTGACATTTTGAGCTTGGATTTGTCTATTTAGTTACATGTACTCAGAAAAGGAGCTGTCTAAGGGCgtcattttttatatttttacagCTTCTTCGAGGCCAGACAATGCCAACATGTAATAGCTGTTGCATGCTTACTTAAATTGTCAAAAAATTGTTATTACagaagtcaaaagtaaaatatttgtaCTTATCAGTACTTATCTCCCCTTGTTTTGCcatccatgtggggagacaACACACTGTATATATTACACTGGTCCATAAAAAAGTAACAATTAACAATTTATTAAAAGATGTTGGCCTCCTATGAGCCTTCAATCTTCCTTAGTGTTCAGCTCACACAACCCCTAACTTAGCATAAGGATTTCCAGTCTAGTCAACCTCACCATGTCCAGTTCTTGTTGCACAAAACACCTATTTTCTCAATCAcatctgaaacagaaaataacCAAAAGCTATCTCAGAGTAACAAATGCCAGGTGAGACTACATGTTCTGGGTTTGAGTGTGTAGATACAGCTCATACATCAGGCGATATTTGTGGTGATTTCATCAGcgaccatataatagagggacggCCCTCAAGCCAATGCGCGAAACCATCCGCGCTACGGCTTGTACTGTGCAGCCTATCCGGAAACTTCGAGGAACGTGTGTTCACCTCAGTCATAGATTTTGCGTGTTTTCATAACAaaggtaagatttagtttttctcatttattctcatgtacatacatatatttgtaagaGTGCATCTGAGGTTTTTAGCGGTGCTAAAGCGTATACACGTCTTTGTATTTGATGAATGCTGTCATGTGTGATCGttggtctgtgaggacaatgGCGGTGGTGCAAAATCAGCGAAAGTCCCGATACTAACAGCTACTAATTTTCAATACCAATCCTTAGTTACCGGGATGTAATAAAAGCGGATTAGATAAAGTTTGGTTTAGTGGTATTTATAAATCTGTGGAGGATGTATAATTCCTTATTTTGACTCCTGCAATACGacgaaatgtgaatgttttctgaaatatttactccACAACACTTGATTTCCGCATGCTTTCACAATAACAGCTTACTActagcatttttaaaataagtaTGTGAACATTTACGGCGAATTCCTCTTTTGCTTGGTACTAAATCTATATGGCTATGATCGGtagtttattttttatgattttttacgTAAACCCGCATTTGCATCATGTACTGCACATTTCAGATACCATGTAACAGACGACACAACATTAATTTTGCTTGTTAATATGACCCGAATATATGTTTAATCCATTCTTCAAAAGTCTCATGCACTTATGGGTTGTAAATAATTgtacatatttccatttttgttcattatgatgatgattatgattatgGTGATGATTATGATTGTAGCAAATATccttatttttcatgaaatagtatatttttctgttttgatcaTTTTTCTTCTTAATGAAGTTTAATTATGATTTAAAGTACCTTATTCAACTTTATACTTATATCATTACACCAATCATAGCATAAACTTATTATTTTGTCTTGTAGATGCCCAGGAAAAAGAAAGTTCAATGAACAGATCTTGATTGCAGGTAAGTAATAATGGAAGTAATATTCAAAATGGTGTCTCTGTTAACTAAGGGTGCACACCAAAGAAATCATTTCATTGGATGAAAAATTGTTGATAAAAAGTTGATAATTTGTAGTTAttggtatttatttattctatagGTGTTTGTATTATCCGTTATCTGCAgaaaaaaagtttgaaatatcaaaacgttTGCATAGTCAAGAAttaattttgcttcttttcttatgTAAGGAAAGATACAGTGTTAATTAAGTGCAATATTCCCATCTTGAGAGTAAATAAACAGATCTTGTTTGAAAGGGCATTGACAACCAGCTATCATATAATTTCAACAAGTATTTAGAGCACTGaattcatgtttatttttctttaatatCAAAATTGTTCCTCTCCTTTTTTCAGTTCAATAGATGTACTGTGTGACAAACAGTGGAAGTCATTCTTCATTGACCTCACTGATGAACGCACAGACACCCCATGCCAGCAGGAACAGACAGATTATGATGGCTGTTCTGCCATTAATTCTGCGGTTTAGCAAAAACTGTGTGAAGATGTTAATAAGTCTGTGATGGCTGCTGACTTTTTCTATACAGGTGTGCATACTCTAAATAAAATCTCCCTGTATGCACATCTGATGATATATGATCCAAAGTACCTCTCGAGAGCTTGATAATGAGCTTCAATGGCAAAACCCATTGAACACATAGTGTAACTGTATTGTCACAATAActatgaaataaagaaattgactgtCCAGATAACTTGGTTTTGTTTTCAACTATAAAATCGTTTGTGACATGGGAATCTCTACTGAGGGCTTTTACAGTTTGAATCAGATCATGACCAAGTATTGAACCTGACTGTGATGCATCCATCATAGGGTTGCAAATACACTATCTTTCAGGCATCCATCATTTGAACATCACTTGCAAGACGCAAGACCTTTGAACTGTGTTTTTCATCTTAAAGATATCCGTGGACGAAGTTGTGTAcagatttgatatttttcatttacaatatcatgttttaatatTATAAAAAATTAGTATATTCTTTATTGTTAGTCTCAATTTCAAACAGTtgacattcatatttgtttttaatgaaagcTTGAAAGAATAAATAGTTGTATTTAGCAATACATATAAATTTATTGTTCttttataaaacatataacataaCATCACAATCACACCTGCACAGTCCCAGTCAGTTGCAATTCCGGTATTTTCGGAAAGGTATGTGACAAATTTTTCATGGTAAGtgtcatgataaaattaaagttatgaaccctatgaaaataattaatttcattgggtGGTGTGTTTGGGGGGATGCCTCACGACCTTTATATCATGACAAGTTTAAATTCTCAAGTCATTGCTTCATTCCCTCTTAATCTACTGTGAAAGAAACGGTCAAATGGTCACAAAAATCAACTATACGCGGTTACTGTATGTAAAGTTGTACACTGACGTTTGTGAAAATGGTCCTCGTGGCTTTAGTAGTCCTGAGTAGCTTTCCTTtgcaaaaaaaaacatattataaTGTGCGTATGTCTCCGTACGGCTCCGAAAGCGTTATCACTGTCAGCCCCAAATTggcattcaaacaaacattactgTAACGTTCGTGGATAACGTGAAATCGTGTTTCGTTGGGACTTTAAGCTTCATAAAGTTACACaaattaatatgaaatcaaaatcagagactaatagcGTCATTTAGTGAACCACCAACCAGTGGCAACGGATACTTAAAACAAAATCTAGAGGTTATGTGATGAAGTTCAGCGAACATCGGGGATATTGACAACAGTACTGTTACATGACTGGCCTAAAACGGCACGGATTTCGCGAacgatacacattttcagcgattttgtcagttgacatgtgGGACAGTTGAAAAGTCTTGTGACATCTTGTGAGAGACAAGATAGAGATTACGATTATTGTAATCAGTTTATTGGAGCTGTTCATGTAATCTTTGACTGTCAGTCGCAACCGGTGAAATCCAGCTAAGGAATTAACTCTCGGTCCGGATATTACGCAATATTGTTTACGTGGTTACCAGAGTGTTCATTTGCGAATGTATGCGCATCTGCTGCGCATGTGTTCCGGTAACCGGAAGTTAGCAGCAGGGTGTCGATGTGTATCAGTTACATGCCAGACCGTAGCGCTGATGTTTAATGATGAACTGTTGGAGAGGGccgtccctctattatatggtctctgatttcaTATCTCTTGGGTTTTGGTTTCCAGGGTATCAAAATAACTGATGCAAACCTATCAGCAGTTATCTGCTCTGCAATAACAAGGGAAGATGATGGTAGTGTCAAAGCAAAGAAAAAGAGGCATCCACAGAGCATAAAACCATCTCATTATAGAAGTTCAGTGAGAAATTGAGATGCCAAGCTGATCGCAATCAGCGCAGCAGTCTTCTTTTGGAATAGACACTGGTCTTGATATTCCACAGTGTTTGTGGCTCCCATAACGAATCGAGACGTGGTTTTATTGAAGCAGACGAGGCTATGTTATTATTTACTACACGACACCAAGACACAATTTGATTGGCCATGCCACATCTAACTGGTTGAATAACTAAAACAAGCTCTATACACTTGAACCACGATGGATGTGGTTTTGAGTGACTGATTTGTACTGCTTGCTAATTAATCACTCAGTTGATATGATTTGGTTGAATTCAGCATATCCATTTGACAGGCTGACCGATTTGAGTCCGCCATTAGAGGTTGATAATTGAAACAGATGTAATATTCTCACTATCACCTGtttacacaaatatatgaaacatggtgtatttgtttgtttgcatttcatGTTCTTTCATTCTTATGTCAACTTACTTCCAACTTCTGATCCAAGCTGCCAGGTTTctacagagttgtctcccctcaCACAGGCCAACACTTTCCTGAAGAAACCCATAGTAATAAAAGCAAATACAAATTCAAGTAAAACAGCAAAGGATCAGGTTGACATTGTATGGTCTTTGAAACAATCAATTGAAATGGGTCTACACTGACTTTTACCCCAAAAACATATAGTAACAAAGCGATGACAAATCCCCTCACCCtacaaatttgaaagaaaaattCATCTGCATTACTGAAGTCCAACTAGATAAAAGAATTTCTGTGTTATCTGTCTGTCAATATACAAAAGTAGTTATTAAGCTTTCAAAACAATAACGTGGAAATCGATACAactaaaaatgccaaaaaattCAAAAACTGGAAAAAGACATATTGTAGGATGTGTGATATATTTACCAATTTTTGgtgaaaaatataaattcttaaaaaacaaacaaacaaacacacagtagGATAGACAGACAAATAGATGACTACCTTTGTTCATATAAttaacaaacattttcaaaaccttcaTCAAATATTATGTCATTCGCATGATTTGTGGAAGATGTTCATTGCCACTGAGGCACTGAccattatatattttgttaatgcTACTTCTAGACACGTGGCTGCAGACTGACCTATAGTCTCGACCTGTGTCAACTGCCTGTCCCAGGTGATTTAGGGATATGATAGAGCTGTCTGTGAAGCCACCATTCACCAACTGGAAATCTCGGTCTTTCGTCAAACCATTCTGTGCATGAAGAAATGTTCAAAGTTAACTAATTTCAAGGAGCTCATACCCCATGGAGGGTCTGATCTGGATCAGCAGCCCACAGTAGCCAATGAGACCTAACTGAGGACCAGGTAGTCAGGTCTGGGGACCATACCAATTGCCTGTGATTGGGTCCTGATAATGTGGATCATTGCTCAGAACTTGAGCAAGATTTGATTTACTGCACCCAACACATTAATTTCTCTAGAACAATGCCCCTTTGATAACGGCTCACTGATAGTTACGTCACAGTAAGCAATCATGATTAAGCAGACGtatgtttccatggttacttCTACTATTTCCCTCGGTAAATATGAAAAGATAGAGTAAGTTCGCACAACATCATATAAAACAAGAACGCTCAGGTTAACAAACTTTAAAAGAAATCTGTTGAATCCAAACTAATTAAATAGtcatacaaaatacatacttGCACATCCTAATAAAGGTACGTTACACCTGATGTCATCTTCACTGCAAATATACCAAAACTACAACTGTCAGCACATCAACTCTCCACAATGCCAGGAGATAACACCTCTGCTCAATTCTCAACAGTTTCCGGAACACAAGCAGTTTTTCTGATATTTCTCTTCTACCAGTATATTCTTTTAACTACCGTGAATAATTGATTTTAATCCTCTGTGTAGACAAAACACCTTTAACATAGTGGAGCATGCAGCGGGAGAGGAAATGTCAGTTgtatcaagggaggtaacctgCTGAGGCGCAGATGTGTTCAG
This genomic stretch from Haliotis asinina isolate JCU_RB_2024 chromosome 4, JCU_Hal_asi_v2, whole genome shotgun sequence harbors:
- the LOC137281484 gene encoding WD repeat-containing protein 73-like, translated to MALEDDWLFDSIRKYKTLYMYDLQKPVQAADWLSSDRLVVATSDRKKHELLELSLPAQICVQEDIANGLTKDRDFQLVNGGFTDSSIISLNHLGQAVDTGRDYRKVLACVRGDNSVETWQLGSEVGNVIEKIGVLCNKNWTCHSAQLCVLDAHRLVFGSHLSSISVGDINTQQTVADTRDCQEDIKISNMLLHDPCVLTSALVSGELFVLDPRSRDITVEQVTDTCPGRETWTLCGDKSQTVVLQMCSSGVIRVRDFRNLKHCVNSVQTKLPQAEPGEITLSICPTNSNIVAVTGVDGCVQIYDRSKWGDTEFVTPVFVHQGHIADREDQSQVVLTSQHLWYQWKQETMLSAASDGSLHIFQPVL